In the Advenella kashmirensis WT001 genome, one interval contains:
- a CDS encoding FixH family protein produces MQLQERDNGPWYREPWPWLLMAGPFVAIVGCVITIVLAFQNNPDRDVRLDARKQGLVVTREGTGPLVPHAPPIHTNVKRE; encoded by the coding sequence ATGCAACTGCAGGAACGAGATAATGGACCGTGGTACCGGGAGCCTTGGCCGTGGCTGCTGATGGCCGGTCCTTTTGTGGCCATTGTCGGCTGCGTGATTACCATTGTTCTGGCATTCCAGAACAACCCCGACCGCGATGTACGACTGGATGCCCGCAAGCAGGGGCTGGTTGTGACGCGTGAAGGAACCGGGCCGCTGGTCCCGCATGCGCCGCCAATCCATACCAACGTCAAGCGGGAGTAA
- a CDS encoding helix-turn-helix domain-containing protein, with protein MIKHQLLNKDSVYCNTCVLGHICVPQGLSAQDAARLNELVKERIRIPKGTLFFKAGDRLTALYGIRSGSMKLQLENESGHMQITGFVFAGEIIGLDALAENVHVSNAIAMEDTEVCVIRMNDLSYLSKEIPALAYRVTRLMSQEISRSHSMVLSLGAMRSEQRLAAFLINLSQRFACLGYSGSEYVLRMSREEIGNYLGLTLETVSRLLSRFAKEGLIRIHQREVRILDFNGLQTLIQNENIHRADLRKALA; from the coding sequence ATGATTAAACATCAGCTTCTGAACAAGGATTCCGTTTACTGCAATACTTGTGTGCTGGGGCATATTTGCGTACCGCAGGGGCTCAGTGCACAAGACGCGGCACGACTGAATGAATTAGTCAAGGAACGAATCCGTATCCCCAAAGGCACCCTCTTTTTTAAAGCGGGCGATCGACTCACGGCCCTGTATGGTATCCGCTCGGGCTCCATGAAACTGCAACTGGAGAACGAATCAGGCCATATGCAAATTACCGGTTTTGTCTTTGCCGGTGAAATCATTGGTCTTGATGCGCTTGCAGAGAACGTACATGTATCCAATGCAATCGCCATGGAAGATACAGAGGTATGTGTCATCCGCATGAACGACCTGAGTTATCTGTCTAAGGAAATTCCCGCCCTGGCCTATCGCGTCACACGGTTGATGAGCCAGGAAATCTCGCGCTCGCACAGCATGGTGCTATCGCTGGGCGCGATGCGCTCCGAACAACGGCTTGCTGCATTCCTGATCAATTTATCGCAGCGCTTCGCCTGCCTGGGCTATTCGGGAAGTGAATACGTGCTTCGCATGAGTCGCGAGGAAATTGGCAATTATCTGGGGCTGACGCTTGAAACGGTGAGCCGCCTGCTGTCGCGGTTTGCCAAGGAAGGGTTGATTCGTATTCATCAACGTGAAGTACGAATCCTGGATTTTAACGGGCTGCAAACATTGATTCAAAACGAGAATATACACCGAGCTGACTTGCGCAAGGCGCTTGCCTGA
- a CDS encoding ABC transporter ATP-binding protein, whose protein sequence is MACYRHASTANTIASSESDAWYGAAHILFDINLSVGKGEVVALMGRNGAGKSTTIESIMGLVHHRGTLQFMGHDIGAWKPYQIARAGIGFVPEERRIFADLSVMENLDTGRQPPRVWPDGQAVAHWSVESIFTLFPNLAGMRSRRGGQMSGGEQQMLAVARTLMGNPYLLLLDEPSEGVAPIVVEQMIKMVLALKEQGVSILLSEQNMDFARQVCDRVYILEKGQIKYEDTMHALVHDAQAKAHFLAV, encoded by the coding sequence ATCGCCTGCTACCGGCACGCATCAACAGCAAACACTATTGCAAGTTCAGAATCTGACGCCTGGTATGGTGCCGCCCATATCCTGTTTGATATCAACCTGTCTGTCGGAAAAGGTGAAGTGGTGGCCTTGATGGGCCGTAACGGCGCCGGTAAATCCACGACCATAGAAAGCATTATGGGGCTGGTACACCATCGCGGTACGCTCCAGTTTATGGGCCACGATATTGGTGCCTGGAAACCATATCAGATTGCGCGGGCCGGTATCGGCTTCGTCCCTGAAGAACGGCGGATTTTTGCCGATCTGAGTGTCATGGAAAACCTCGATACCGGCAGACAGCCCCCTCGCGTCTGGCCAGATGGCCAGGCTGTCGCCCATTGGTCGGTTGAGTCAATTTTTACGCTATTTCCCAATCTGGCAGGCATGCGTTCACGGCGCGGAGGGCAAATGAGCGGTGGCGAACAGCAAATGCTTGCCGTTGCGCGCACCCTGATGGGCAACCCCTACCTGCTGCTGCTGGACGAACCCTCCGAAGGCGTAGCGCCCATTGTGGTCGAACAGATGATAAAGATGGTGCTTGCCCTTAAAGAGCAAGGCGTAAGCATTCTGTTGTCGGAACAGAACATGGATTTCGCCCGGCAGGTATGCGACCGGGTCTACATCCTGGAAAAAGGCCAGATCAAATATGAAGACACGATGCACGCGCTTGTCCACGACGCGCAGGCCAAAGCACATTTTCTGGCGGTCTGA
- a CDS encoding ABC transporter ATP-binding protein, translating to MNLLEVNHLSRRYGDFIAVDDISFSLQAGELLALIGPNGAGKTTTFNMIGGQLPVTRGSILLAGESIANLPARQIWKKGVGRTFQIAATFSSFTVLQNIQNALLAYRRRTYHIWQSADRLYRQQASSLLEQVGMLTQADRPCSELAYGDVKRVELAMALASEPRLLLMDEPTAGMAPRERQELMTLTRDIAQARNTAVLFTEHSMDVVFGFADRILVLARGQLIAQGTPREIRDDPNVRQVYFGTGLNLQQDSVPSALSHAGTDTATGVRP from the coding sequence ATGAATTTGCTTGAGGTCAATCATCTGAGCCGCCGCTATGGCGACTTCATTGCCGTGGACGATATCAGTTTTAGTTTACAGGCCGGCGAACTGCTGGCGCTGATCGGCCCGAACGGGGCAGGCAAAACAACCACATTCAATATGATCGGCGGACAATTGCCGGTTACGCGTGGCAGTATCCTGCTTGCCGGCGAGTCCATTGCCAATCTGCCGGCACGACAGATATGGAAAAAAGGCGTGGGCCGCACCTTTCAGATTGCTGCCACCTTCAGTTCTTTTACCGTGTTGCAGAACATTCAAAATGCCCTGCTCGCCTATCGACGTCGCACCTATCACATATGGCAGTCGGCCGACAGGCTGTACCGACAGCAGGCCAGTTCCCTCCTTGAACAGGTTGGCATGCTGACGCAGGCCGATCGCCCATGCTCGGAACTGGCTTATGGCGATGTCAAACGTGTTGAACTTGCCATGGCGCTGGCCAGTGAACCCAGGCTCCTGCTGATGGATGAACCCACCGCAGGGATGGCACCCCGCGAGCGCCAGGAGTTGATGACATTGACACGCGACATCGCCCAGGCGCGCAATACTGCTGTATTGTTTACCGAACACAGCATGGACGTGGTCTTTGGATTTGCCGACAGAATACTTGTGCTGGCCCGGGGCCAACTCATCGCACAGGGCACGCCGCGCGAAATTCGCGACGACCCTAACGTGCGGCAGGTGTATTTCGGTACAGGCCTGAACCTGCAGCAAGACAGTGTCCCATCTGCCCTCTCGCACGCCGGGACAGATACAGCAACCGGGGTACGCCCATGA
- a CDS encoding ABC transporter substrate-binding protein gives MTCLAMAPTVHAQPADEIRIGEINSYKIFPAFLEPYKNGMVLAAEQANADGGINGRKLKIIIRDDAGNQGNAIKEAQALVSRDKVHALTGGFLSNIGLALADFAAHRKVFYLASEPLTDKLVWADGNDYTYRLRASTYMQVAMLVPEAAKLNKKRWAIVYPNYEYGQSAAETFKTLLKQAQPDVQFVAEQATPLNKVDAGNVIQALGEAKPDAIFNVLFGPDVTKFVRAGTTRKFFDNMPVVSLLTGEPEYLDTLGADTPKGWIVTGYPWQFIDTPEHKAFLEAYQKRFNDYPRLGSIVGYMAIKSLAEGFRKAGATDTEAIRKAFSGLEVVSPFGPISYRPQDHQSTLGAYVGKLDVKDGRGIMTDIRYIDGATVQPDDAQVTKMRPAK, from the coding sequence ATGACGTGTCTGGCTATGGCACCCACCGTCCATGCGCAACCGGCAGATGAAATACGTATCGGCGAAATCAATAGCTACAAGATTTTTCCTGCTTTTCTGGAACCCTATAAAAACGGCATGGTATTGGCGGCGGAGCAGGCCAATGCTGATGGCGGGATCAATGGTCGCAAGCTGAAAATCATTATCCGCGACGATGCAGGCAATCAGGGCAATGCGATCAAGGAAGCCCAGGCTCTGGTCAGCCGGGACAAGGTACATGCGCTGACTGGTGGCTTTTTGTCCAATATCGGGCTGGCGCTAGCCGATTTTGCAGCTCACCGAAAGGTGTTTTATCTGGCCAGCGAACCGCTGACCGACAAACTGGTCTGGGCTGACGGCAATGACTATACCTACCGTCTTCGCGCTTCTACCTATATGCAAGTAGCTATGCTGGTGCCTGAAGCGGCCAAGCTCAATAAAAAACGCTGGGCGATCGTCTACCCCAACTACGAGTATGGGCAGTCTGCGGCCGAGACTTTCAAAACCCTGTTGAAACAGGCGCAACCAGATGTGCAATTCGTGGCCGAACAGGCCACGCCACTGAATAAAGTTGATGCCGGCAATGTGATCCAGGCACTGGGCGAGGCCAAGCCCGATGCTATTTTCAATGTCCTGTTCGGCCCTGATGTCACCAAGTTTGTCCGCGCCGGCACCACCCGCAAATTCTTTGATAACATGCCCGTTGTCAGCCTGTTGACCGGGGAACCCGAATATCTGGATACCCTGGGAGCCGATACGCCAAAAGGCTGGATCGTTACTGGTTACCCATGGCAATTTATCGACACGCCCGAGCACAAGGCATTTCTTGAAGCGTATCAAAAACGATTCAACGACTATCCGCGGCTCGGTTCCATCGTCGGCTATATGGCCATCAAATCACTTGCAGAAGGATTTCGCAAGGCAGGCGCAACCGATACCGAGGCAATCCGCAAGGCATTCTCAGGTCTTGAAGTTGTATCGCCGTTCGGCCCGATTTCCTATCGTCCGCAGGATCATCAATCGACCCTGGGTGCATATGTCGGCAAGCTGGACGTCAAGGACGGTCGCGGCATCATGACAGACATCCGCTATATCGATGGCGCCACTGTCCAGCCCGATGATGCGCAAGTGACCAAGATGCGCCCCGCAAAGTAG
- a CDS encoding LysE family transporter has protein sequence MSWQLWSAFFLACWIISISPGAGAIASMSAGVNHGVRRGLWNILGLQLALAAQIAIVAAGVGVLLTTTSWAFALIKWFGVLYLLYLAWQQWRAPVRVIQLDAPVSDVPAHRLVLRGFLVNMSNPKAMVFLLAVLPQFIDPRAPLAQQYLVMFITMTVVDVIVMSAYTWLAARILRLMHSAKQQKILNRGFASLFTLAAGLLSLVHQAGK, from the coding sequence ATGTCATGGCAATTGTGGTCAGCGTTTTTCCTGGCATGCTGGATTATCAGCATTTCGCCCGGCGCGGGCGCGATCGCTTCCATGTCTGCCGGCGTCAACCACGGCGTGCGCCGCGGGCTCTGGAATATTCTGGGCCTGCAACTGGCGCTGGCGGCGCAGATCGCGATTGTCGCCGCCGGCGTGGGCGTATTGCTGACAACGACCAGCTGGGCCTTTGCGCTAATCAAGTGGTTCGGGGTTTTATATTTGCTTTATCTGGCCTGGCAACAGTGGCGGGCTCCGGTGCGTGTGATACAGCTGGACGCCCCCGTGTCAGACGTGCCTGCACATCGATTGGTATTGCGCGGCTTCCTGGTCAACATGAGCAATCCCAAGGCAATGGTATTTCTGCTTGCTGTGTTACCGCAATTTATCGACCCGCGCGCGCCGCTTGCACAGCAATACCTTGTGATGTTTATCACCATGACGGTAGTGGATGTCATCGTCATGAGCGCCTATACATGGCTGGCGGCCAGGATCTTGCGTTTGATGCATTCGGCCAAACAGCAGAAAATCCTTAATCGCGGATTCGCCAGCCTGTTTACCCTGGCTGCCGGTCTGCTGTCTCTTGTTCACCAGGCGGGTAAGTAA
- a CDS encoding DIP1984 family protein: protein MKLAEALALRGDCQTRLAQLKARLLRNATVQEGEVPAEDPNALLAQYEVLCTELVQLIRRINQTNSVTSVAGKTMTEALAERDILKQRHATYLDLAEAGTISRSVVTRSEVRFKSAIDVATVQKKADLLARAIRELDARIQEVNWQVSLQD from the coding sequence ATGAAACTGGCCGAAGCTTTGGCGTTACGCGGTGATTGTCAGACGCGACTGGCGCAGCTAAAGGCGCGTTTGCTGCGCAACGCGACTGTGCAGGAGGGAGAGGTGCCTGCCGAAGATCCCAACGCATTGCTGGCGCAGTACGAGGTACTGTGTACCGAGCTGGTGCAATTGATTCGCCGTATCAATCAGACTAATTCGGTGACCTCTGTCGCAGGTAAAACCATGACCGAAGCGTTGGCTGAACGCGATATTCTTAAGCAGCGGCACGCGACCTATCTGGATTTGGCTGAAGCGGGCACTATTTCGCGTTCGGTGGTTACGCGTTCAGAGGTGCGGTTTAAAAGCGCCATTGATGTGGCGACGGTGCAGAAAAAGGCAGATTTGCTGGCAAGGGCCATACGTGAGCTGGATGCACGGATTCAGGAGGTAAACTGGCAGGTGAGTTTGCAGGATTGA
- a CDS encoding YdcH family protein, with protein MFPEYRDLISRLKEEDANFKRLFKKHNDLDQELQNLETQDFSEKHTEIEKKKKEKLQLKDQLYSMLKERAAT; from the coding sequence ATGTTCCCTGAATATCGTGATTTAATATCCCGGCTCAAAGAAGAAGACGCCAATTTCAAGCGCCTTTTCAAAAAACATAATGATCTGGATCAGGAGTTGCAAAATCTTGAGACGCAGGATTTCAGTGAGAAGCATACTGAAATCGAGAAGAAGAAAAAAGAAAAACTGCAGCTCAAGGATCAGCTCTACAGCATGCTGAAGGAAAGAGCAGCCACCTGA
- a CDS encoding AI-2E family transporter, producing the protein MAYLNRSGIYFNTFIIILIAVSLAFLRMLVPFYGAIFWAIVLAVLFRPLQLWILERMPGRNTTVSIITLIICLLIAIIPLILISISLINESLLFYQRIESGQFNIAEYIRQVSDALPASVRDFLARFEIYNLSSLYAKISSGMMQGSKYLATQALDIGQNFFAFLVEFCIMLYLLFFLLKDGPALTSRIKNLIPLTDDHKQFLFQKFNTVVRATVKGNVVIAAVQGVLGGVIFWILGIQGALLWAVVMGFLSLLPAVGAAIVWLPVAVYFLITGNLWNGIVLVLFGFLVIGLSDNILRPLLVGKDTKMPDYLVLISTLGGLSLFGLTGFVIGPLIAAMFIAIWDLFPAAVNLNDKNKATPVTHRRPPPPAK; encoded by the coding sequence ATGGCTTATCTGAACCGCTCCGGTATTTACTTCAATACCTTTATCATCATTCTGATTGCGGTCTCGCTCGCATTCCTGAGAATGCTTGTCCCCTTTTACGGCGCAATTTTCTGGGCAATTGTCCTGGCAGTGCTGTTCCGTCCACTGCAACTGTGGATACTGGAGCGCATGCCCGGCAGAAACACCACTGTATCGATAATCACACTTATTATCTGCCTGCTGATTGCCATTATTCCCCTGATCCTGATTTCCATCTCGCTGATTAATGAATCGCTGTTGTTCTATCAACGTATCGAATCCGGCCAATTTAATATCGCCGAATACATCCGTCAGGTATCGGATGCGCTGCCCGCTTCGGTCCGTGACTTTCTTGCCAGATTCGAAATTTACAACCTGTCGTCGCTCTATGCCAAAATTTCATCTGGCATGATGCAAGGCAGTAAGTATCTGGCCACGCAGGCGCTCGATATTGGCCAGAACTTCTTTGCGTTCCTGGTTGAATTCTGCATTATGCTGTATTTGCTGTTCTTCCTGCTCAAGGATGGCCCCGCGCTCACAAGCCGTATCAAAAACCTGATTCCATTGACCGATGACCACAAACAGTTTCTGTTCCAGAAATTCAATACAGTGGTACGGGCAACAGTCAAGGGCAACGTAGTCATCGCCGCAGTACAGGGCGTACTCGGCGGGGTGATTTTCTGGATTCTTGGGATTCAGGGTGCCTTGCTCTGGGCCGTGGTCATGGGCTTTTTGTCATTGTTACCGGCCGTGGGGGCTGCCATTGTCTGGCTGCCTGTCGCCGTTTATTTTTTGATTACAGGCAATCTGTGGAATGGTATCGTCCTGGTTCTGTTCGGCTTCCTGGTCATCGGCTTGTCCGATAATATTCTTCGCCCATTGCTGGTGGGCAAAGACACAAAAATGCCGGACTACCTGGTGCTGATTTCCACGCTCGGCGGCCTTTCCCTATTTGGCCTGACCGGTTTTGTGATCGGCCCGCTGATTGCTGCCATGTTCATCGCCATCTGGGATTTGTTTCCTGCAGCAGTCAATCTGAACGATAAGAACAAGGCCACGCCGGTAACGCACCGTCGCCCGCCACCCCCTGCCAAATAG
- a CDS encoding transglycosylase SLT domain-containing protein, whose translation MLQLKTIFTIGMLAGTVTLAGCATAPPKNAEDLCAIFQEKPQWHTAALDMQKKWGVPIPVPFAMMYQESSYRHDAKPPKNYLLWFIPWGRVSSAYGYAQAKDEVWGDYERETGQSASRDDFDDALDFMGWYMSKAQVLNGTSKWDAYGQYLNYHEGWSGYRNQSYQAKAWLMRTAEIVRERAARYTAQYNQCRSQLM comes from the coding sequence ATGCTGCAATTGAAAACAATATTTACAATCGGCATGCTGGCCGGTACTGTCACACTGGCTGGTTGCGCTACGGCGCCGCCAAAAAATGCGGAAGACTTGTGCGCGATATTTCAGGAGAAGCCGCAATGGCACACTGCGGCGCTGGATATGCAGAAAAAATGGGGCGTTCCTATTCCGGTACCCTTTGCCATGATGTATCAGGAGTCGTCATATCGGCACGATGCCAAGCCGCCTAAAAACTATCTGCTGTGGTTTATTCCCTGGGGGCGGGTCAGTTCAGCTTACGGTTATGCCCAGGCCAAAGACGAAGTGTGGGGCGATTACGAACGCGAAACCGGTCAGAGCGCCAGTCGCGATGATTTTGACGATGCGCTGGATTTCATGGGTTGGTATATGTCCAAAGCGCAGGTTCTTAACGGCACATCCAAATGGGATGCTTACGGACAGTACCTTAATTATCACGAAGGCTGGAGCGGCTATCGCAACCAAAGCTACCAGGCCAAAGCCTGGCTTATGCGGACGGCTGAAATTGTGCGGGAGCGGGCGGCTCGCTACACGGCTCAGTATAATCAGTGTCGTAGCCAGTTGATGTAG
- a CDS encoding benzoate/H(+) symporter BenE family transporter, with protein MYCVGSTQHAGTQFQSGHSGVYSARPVNTGACRVGIPLAFVALASQYAPGVAVLQSSGYHHTPISPLITTTGISTVLFAPFGLHGTTLAAITAAICTGPECHPDPQRRYVAGIVCGVFYIFFGLFATLVTTLFIAIPETFVASLAGLALLGALSSGLAGAMAEESEREAGVITFLMTASGVSFFGVGSAFWGLIAGVAAYAILVWRRKPQRAAP; from the coding sequence GTGTATTGCGTTGGGTCAACTCAACACGCAGGTACTCAGTTTCAGTCTGGTCATTCCGGAGTTTACAGTGCCAGGCCTGTCAATACCGGCGCTTGTCGGGTCGGTATTCCACTGGCTTTTGTGGCGCTGGCTTCGCAATACGCACCGGGTGTCGCCGTCCTGCAATCTAGCGGATATCACCATACACCTATCTCTCCACTCATTACCACCACAGGTATCTCGACCGTTCTGTTTGCTCCTTTTGGCCTGCACGGCACCACCCTGGCCGCAATCACAGCCGCCATATGCACCGGCCCGGAATGCCATCCGGATCCGCAACGCCGATATGTGGCAGGCATTGTTTGCGGCGTATTCTATATATTTTTTGGTTTGTTTGCGACGTTGGTGACCACACTGTTTATTGCCATACCCGAAACATTCGTTGCCTCGCTGGCCGGCCTGGCGCTGCTGGGTGCCCTTTCCTCTGGCCTGGCTGGCGCCATGGCCGAGGAATCAGAACGTGAAGCCGGCGTTATCACCTTTCTGATGACCGCATCCGGCGTCTCTTTTTTTGGTGTGGGCTCGGCGTTCTGGGGCTTGATTGCCGGTGTGGCTGCGTATGCCATTCTGGTGTGGCGGCGCAAACCGCAGAGAGCAGCGCCATAA
- the lexA gene encoding transcriptional repressor LexA, whose amino-acid sequence MSLKLTARQQEILNLIKAAVDRTGFPPTRAEIAAALGFKSPNAAEDHLRALARKGAITLTAGASRGIRLVEDTESATAGAPSGSAPASAGVSLADSLRQLILPVVGKVAAGSPILATEHIHRELSVDASLFEQQPDYLLTVKGQSMQNIGIMDGDLLAVKRSPDARNGQIVVARIDDEVTVKRFNRRGRIVELLPENDDFSPLSSQMKMILPSKGLQSAHPAA is encoded by the coding sequence ATGAGCCTGAAACTTACCGCGCGCCAGCAGGAAATTTTGAATCTGATCAAAGCCGCCGTGGATCGTACCGGCTTTCCCCCAACTCGCGCAGAAATTGCAGCGGCGCTGGGATTCAAGTCTCCCAATGCCGCGGAAGACCATTTGCGGGCGCTCGCTCGAAAAGGGGCCATTACGCTGACGGCAGGCGCTTCGCGCGGCATCCGCCTTGTTGAAGATACCGAATCGGCAACAGCAGGCGCGCCGTCCGGCAGCGCACCCGCCAGTGCCGGCGTTTCCCTGGCCGACAGTCTGCGCCAGCTGATATTGCCCGTGGTCGGCAAGGTGGCCGCCGGCAGCCCTATCCTGGCCACCGAACATATCCATCGCGAACTGTCGGTAGATGCATCTCTTTTCGAGCAGCAGCCCGATTATCTGCTCACGGTCAAGGGTCAGAGTATGCAAAACATCGGCATCATGGACGGCGATCTTTTGGCAGTCAAACGCTCGCCAGATGCTCGCAATGGCCAGATCGTGGTTGCCCGTATTGACGATGAAGTGACAGTCAAGCGCTTTAATCGCCGGGGACGTATTGTCGAACTGCTGCCTGAAAACGACGATTTCTCCCCATTATCGTCTCAGATGAAAATGATTTTGCCATCGAAGGGATTGCAGTCGGCTCATCCGGCCGCATAA
- the uvrB gene encoding excinuclease ABC subunit UvrB, producing the protein MSEAGFIEFADSPFQLYQPYPPAGDQPAAIEALTQGVEDGLMYQTLLGVTGSGKTFTMANVIARLGRPALVLAPNKTLAAQLYSEFREFFPRNAVEYFVSYYDYYQPEAYVPTRDLFIEKDSSINEHIEQMRLSATKSLLERRDTIIVGTVSCIYGIGNPGDYHAMVLVLRTGDRTPRQEILARLVSMQYERNDIDFTRGTFRVRGEVIDIFPAESAELAVRLSLFDDELESIDLFDPLTGKIRQRVPRFTVYPSSHYVTPRDTVLRAIETIKEELRDRTKFFVDNNQLVEAQRIEQRTRFDIEMLQELGFCKGIENYSRHLSGAAPGDPPPTLIDYLPQDALMFFDESHWMMGQLRAMYRGDRSRKETLVQFGFRLPSAMDNRPLKMEEFEQRVRQSVFVSATPADYENEHSDNIVRQVVRPTGLVDPMVEVRPALTQVDDLLGEAKLRIAVGERVLVTTLTKRMAEDLTDYLTESGMKVRYLHSDIDTVERVEIIRDLRLGHFDILVGINLLREGLDIPEVSLVAILDADKEGFLRSERSLIQTIGRAARNLNGRAILYADRITDSMRRAMEETEKRRNLQIAFNTEHGIVPQGVRKSVREMIDGVIQDAPDVLSAEDIRLESLLVDEKALAKEIRRLEKQMQDHARNLEFEQAAAARDQLTRLKEMVLLR; encoded by the coding sequence ATGAGCGAAGCCGGATTTATCGAATTTGCCGACAGCCCGTTTCAGCTATACCAGCCCTACCCGCCAGCAGGGGACCAACCCGCCGCCATTGAAGCGCTCACCCAGGGCGTAGAAGATGGCTTGATGTACCAGACGCTGCTTGGTGTCACAGGTTCGGGCAAAACCTTCACCATGGCCAATGTCATCGCCCGTCTGGGCCGCCCGGCGCTGGTACTGGCTCCCAACAAGACACTGGCCGCCCAGCTGTATTCGGAGTTCCGGGAATTTTTCCCGCGCAATGCGGTGGAGTATTTTGTCTCTTATTATGATTACTACCAACCCGAAGCCTATGTGCCAACGCGCGATCTGTTCATAGAAAAAGACTCGTCCATCAACGAACATATAGAACAGATGCGTCTTTCGGCAACCAAAAGCCTGCTGGAGCGGCGCGACACCATTATTGTCGGTACGGTCTCCTGCATTTACGGTATTGGTAATCCGGGAGATTACCACGCCATGGTGCTGGTGTTGCGCACCGGCGATCGCACGCCACGCCAGGAAATTCTTGCGCGTCTGGTGTCCATGCAGTACGAGCGCAATGATATAGATTTCACGCGGGGCACGTTCCGTGTACGCGGCGAAGTGATTGACATTTTCCCGGCAGAGAGCGCCGAGCTGGCCGTCCGGCTGAGCCTGTTTGATGACGAGCTCGAAAGTATTGATCTGTTTGATCCGCTGACCGGCAAAATCCGTCAGCGCGTACCCAGGTTCACCGTTTACCCGAGTTCCCATTATGTGACCCCGCGCGATACGGTGTTGCGCGCCATTGAAACCATCAAGGAAGAGCTGCGCGATCGCACCAAATTCTTTGTCGACAATAACCAGCTGGTTGAGGCGCAGCGCATCGAGCAGCGTACCCGTTTCGACATCGAAATGCTGCAGGAGCTGGGTTTTTGCAAAGGGATCGAAAACTATTCCCGTCATTTATCTGGCGCGGCGCCCGGCGATCCACCACCGACACTGATCGATTATCTGCCACAGGACGCCCTTATGTTCTTTGACGAGAGCCATTGGATGATGGGGCAGTTGCGCGCCATGTATCGTGGCGACAGATCACGCAAGGAAACCCTGGTGCAGTTCGGCTTTCGTCTGCCATCGGCGATGGACAACCGGCCGCTGAAGATGGAAGAGTTTGAGCAGCGCGTGCGGCAAAGCGTATTTGTCTCGGCCACGCCTGCGGACTATGAAAATGAACATTCCGACAATATAGTGCGACAGGTGGTGCGACCCACTGGTCTGGTCGACCCGATGGTCGAAGTGCGTCCGGCGCTTACCCAGGTGGACGACCTGCTGGGAGAAGCCAAGTTGCGTATCGCGGTTGGCGAGCGGGTGCTGGTCACTACGCTGACCAAGCGTATGGCGGAGGACCTGACCGACTATCTGACCGAAAGCGGCATGAAAGTGCGCTATCTGCACTCGGATATCGATACGGTCGAGCGGGTCGAGATTATTCGCGATCTGCGTCTGGGCCATTTCGATATTCTGGTGGGTATCAACCTGCTGCGCGAAGGGCTGGATATTCCCGAGGTGTCGCTGGTGGCTATTCTGGATGCCGACAAAGAAGGTTTCTTGCGTTCGGAACGCAGTCTGATCCAGACCATCGGCCGTGCGGCGCGGAATCTGAATGGACGCGCCATCCTGTATGCCGATCGCATTACCGATTCCATGCGACGGGCGATGGAAGAAACCGAAAAGCGGCGCAATCTGCAGATTGCCTTCAATACTGAGCACGGTATTGTGCCGCAAGGGGTACGCAAATCGGTGCGCGAAATGATCGACGGTGTGATCCAGGATGCCCCCGACGTATTGAGTGCCGAGGACATCCGTCTTGAGTCATTGCTGGTGGATGAAAAGGCGCTGGCCAAAGAGATTCGCCGACTGGAAAAACAGATGCAGGATCATGCCCGCAATCTGGAGTTCGAACAGGCAGCGGCGGCCCGGGATCAGTTAACCCGTCTCAAGGAAATGGTGTTGTTGCGTTGA